The Aneurinibacillus uraniidurans genome segment TTTCGACCAAGAAGTGAGTTCATTCATTTGATCTTCAATTCGTTCAATCATTTTTTGCTGTTTTTCATATTCCCGTTGCTGGGTAAGTCTTTTCTGTTTGCGAAACTCCATATAGCTAGAATAATTTCCTTTGTGTTCAATAAGCTTTTTGCCTTCAATCGACCATATTTTTGTTGCAACAGCATCTAAAAAATAACGATCGTGCGAAACAAAAATAATGGTACCTTTATAATTCTTAATTTGTTTAGTCAAGAATTCTAAGCTTTGAGCATCGAGATGATTTGTCGGTTCATCTAATAGTAAAAGGTCCGCACCTTTTGAAAAGCCTTTTGCAAGTCGTGCTTTTAGCTTTTCTCCGCCACTTAATTGTAGAAAATCATGGGCTGGTACATGCCATTTCTTTAGTAATTTGACTTCAAAAGGGGTCTTATCTTCGGAAACGTACGACTCAGTTTCTTGTTCAACCATAAAAATTTCCAAGCCTTGTTGCAGCCATTGTACTTGTCCTTGTGTCGGCACTAAATCATTGTTAAGTAATTGCAACAACGTAGATTTACCAGCACCATTTTTGCCAATGACACCGATGATGTCCCCTTGTTGAACGCTAGCATGTATATCCCCAAAAATGGTAAGGTCCATTACTTCATAGCTGACATTGGATAATTTTAAAATTTCTTTCATATAATCGATCCCTCTCTTCAAAGGGAGAATAAAAAAAATCCTCCCGTTCATTTGGAAGGATTAGCCGTACCTTTACATGATGAAATAAGCTATTTTCATTAATAGCTCTACAATTTATAGAAAATGGGCAGACTAATCCTATTTTGTATGATTTGAAATATGCGATTTCAAATTTTAAAAATAAGATTAGTTAATCATCGTCCACCCATCACTCCTTCTACGATTGTTAAAATTAGTATATCACAAACTCAGCTGTAAAAACAAAAGTAAGTAACCATGTGCTTGATTTCCTGTCGTGGAAATATACATCCTAAATCCTCTTCGATATCTTATTAATTTGTGAACATTTTTCAACAAAATATATTGAACTATTTTAAATGTTGTAATATTATTAATTCATAACCAAATCCAATATGAAGGAAGTGTATTGCTATGATAAATGCTGTGAAATATACTGGGGACTTCGTTAAAGGTATCTTTTATGCAGCCTATTCCTTTGCAGCTGTCTTAGTCTTAGTGATTCAGGAGTTGTCAAATCTATAATATGAATAATGTAGCGATAAGAACATAACCATCATTATCTTCTATGGATAGATAATGATGGTTATTTTATTTTCTTGTACCATAGCGTCTATTCTTGAATAGTTTACATCCCCGCTCACTCCTGTATATTAGGGATTTTCCATATAAATATTAGGGAATTTACTTACATGAAGTATATTGAACGTTTGGTATAATGTTCTAAAAAGTACAGGAGGATCTATATGGAACTCTATCTAAATATCGAGCAATCTTTTGATGTAAAAGAACTCATCCGCATAAAGAGAACTATTCAAGAAGAAGTTACAAAGCCGATGCACTGGAAAGAAAAAAACCGGCTTTACAAACAAATTCAAACTATTAATGAGAGAGTTCGAGATCTTCTTGATGCCTAATAAAAAGATGGCGGCTTAACTAGCCGCCTTCTAACACGTTTTTACTCATGCCTTTTTAATCCAGTTAGCAACAATAAATCCTGCTCCTTCTTCTTGTCCGTGACGAGAACGCTGCCTTTCAAGAGCATAAGCTTGTTCTTTCGTAACAAATTCATCAGGGGCGGTATATAATCCAAATTGAATAATAGAAGGCTCCTTTGTGTATAGCTCTTTTATCTCCTGCACAGTAAAAAAGTGAGCACCAGAAAACACGCTTTTCTTTTTGTCTTTCCCCTGCTTTTCATACAGGGAAGCCCACTCACTCTGTTTGCCAATCATCCCTACTGTAAGTCGTCCTCCTGGTTTTACCACCCTCATTGCTTCAGCTAACACATCTTCTGGAGAATCAACAAACTCAAGAACGAGATTAGATATAACAAGGTCAAACGTATGGTCAGCAAATGGAAGGTGATGAATGTCTCCTTCCAGGAAGCTAATAGCTTGCCGAGATTTCTCCGCTTTCTCCTTTGCTTTTTTTAACATAGCTGTAGAAATATCAATACCTGTTACATTTACTCCTTTTGAAGCAAGCAGCAGAGAATAAATCCCGGTACCACAACCAATATCCAGCACCTTTTCCCCGGATTTAGGTTCGGATACTTCCATTATCATTTGTTTTTCGATAGCATCAACAAAAGAGCCGAGCGGAGTAGCACACCACTCATCGTATGTTTCAGCAGAATGATCAAATAAAGCCATAATACCTTTCCACCTTTACTTTTTTAGTGTTTCTTTTATAATGAATCGTCTGTCAATATAGAAAGCTACTATAAATGCCAATAAACTAGTTAAAAGCATATTACCATACGTTCCAAGCGGTAATGGTTTGCCTTCAAGATGGATATTACTCGAACGATATTCGAATCGTTTTACAGCGTGTTTAGCAGTTAAAAGGTCTTCTTGTTTAGCGAGATCTTCTAACGGCGCTTCAAATGCATATCTGTTTGGTGAATCGCTATGGATGAAGAGCGTCTCTTTAGCATTACCTTCTTGACTCCAACGTTTGATATCTGCTGCAGCTAGTGATTTCGCGTTGCCACCGGGTATGATCATTTTATCCAATTCCAGGGCATTTGATATTTGATGTCTAGCTACTATAGTAAGATTATGTTTTGTAGTGATTGGGGCATCTGAACTTGAAACAGTCAAGACTTGTGTCGTTCCTGTATCTGCGTAACTATCAAATATAGAAGACAATGCTATTTCGTCCATACCGTTATACAATAATACACCCATCTGTTTCTTATTCCAATGGAATGCACCATTTAGTATATAGGTTGCAAATTTTAGGTCCATACGAAAAGGATCGACCTTTGGATTTTTAACGAAATGGTAGGAAGGGTAATTCATTTCTTTCGCTATTTTTGCAGCAATGGGTTCTCCTACCTTCTGAGATATCACGTGTAGCACAGCATCGATACCTGCACTTTGTCCAGCCGAAGTTACGATATTTCCATCGTGAACATACCGCACATCCTCTTTCCATCGTGTATCCGTAAATTTCCTGCTTAACGGACCCATTGCTTGCCAGTGCGTGGTGGCTGATTTCCCTTTTAATAATCCTGCATCGGCGAGATTCCCTGATCCTCCACAAATGCTCAAGAACGTGGTTTTACTGCTAGAATGTTGTTGAATCCATGCGCGAGTTGGTTGATATTCTTTTTCGTCAACAATAGGCATAAAAGGAACTACGATAATATCTGGACTTTTTCCTACTAACGTATCTAATTCTTTATACGAGTAATGCGGTACTACATCCAGTCCACCCGATAAAGACTTCACGTTTTTGTCGGGTGCAACCGCGTATACATTATAAGCGCCTGTCATAGAGAACAGTGCGTATGGAATGAGAAAATCGAAGTCCTCCGTTACGATCCCTGCACCTCCTAAAACGACTGCCACTGTAGGTTTATTTGGATTGTATGGAGGTACTTTTACTCCTTGTAGGGACGGAACCGACTCATGACGGACCGACCCGTAAAAGTCATTCTGAGAACGGCTAAGCTGGAAAAAACCAACCCCTCCTACAAACACAACAAAACTCACTATATAAACAGCCAAACGTAATAATACTTTTTTCATTTTATTTTTTCCTCCTTGCAATCATAATTTGTTTAATTTACATTACCCATGTAAGGTATATAAGACACCTGATTTCCCCTCCCCCGGAAAATTTTATTGAATTACCTTCCTCATAATGGAACTATACACTCGTATCATGAACTGAATATGAACTGGCTCTGAAAAACTCACGGACGTTTCCTTGTGATATTCTCCTTTCGTGATGTGAGTGAGTATGTGCCCTCCTATGTACAAAAAAATACCGCCAAATGGCGGTATTTCTGTGATCACTGTGGCAGTTTTACTTCGAATGTTGTACCCATCCCTAGTTTACCTGATACTTGAATATCTCCTTGATGCATATCAACGATTTGTTTAACAATCGATAAACCAAGACCATTTCCTTTAACAGAAGAATTGCGTGCTTTGTCTACTTTATGAAAAGGCTTAAAAATATCCTCCTGTTCTTCCTCCGGAATGCCAATCCCGTTATCTGTGATAGATACTGTGTTCTGATTGTTTTTCATCATCGTTTTAATGAGAATCTTACCGTGGACAGGCGTGAACTTTATACTATTGCTCAGTAAATTAACCCATACCTGACTGAGCTTATCTTCATCGGCCTGAACGAGTAAAGACTCCAATTGAAGATCCATTTCAATTTCTTTTTCACTCCATTGTGGCTCAAGCGCAATGACGACTTTCCGAAGCTGCTCATCGAGTCGATACGTGTTGATATTTAGCGGCTGACTGTCCTGTTGAAGATGAGATAACTGCAGTAAATTTTGACTTAACCTAGATAACCTCTCACTCTCCTCTTCAATAATGGTCAAATAGTGAATCCGACTCTCCTCACTTATCTGCTTATGCTTCAATGCCTTAGTAAATCCAGAAATAGAGGTTAAAGGCGATCCGATCTCATGTGAGACGTTGGCCACAAAATCTCGCCGCATTCGATCCAGCTTACCGAGTTCTTTCGCCATCTGGTTAAAGCTAGCACTTAAAACACCGATTTCATCCTTGCGTTTAGTAGGAAGCTCGATATCAAATTGTCCTTTCGCCATGTTTCGGGTAGCTTCCGTCAAACGGAGGATGGGATTTACAATATAACGTGCAGCAATAAGAATAAGAAAACTTCCAAAAAACAAAATAATAACGTACATCAGATGAATGGAATTCATCGTTTCGTCCCCCGCGCTATTCTGCTTCACGGTTACACCTAATACGTATGGCTGCCCATTCGCTTGAAAAGGAATGCCTATGACAGGTAGAGGAACAGAATACGCATGAGGCGAGGAGTCTGAACCGTCTGCCTGGTTGATAACAGTAGCCTTATCCCTTGCGATCACACGTTCAATATCATGAGGCTGAATCTGAAACGTCCACTCTTTTTCGTTAAGAAGAGATTTCCCCTCCTTGTTATAAAGTTGAATAAGGGTAAGAGAAAGTCCGGATAGGTTTTGCATAAACGGGATTACATCCGCAGAAGGTGTCGATTGATACGTTTTTATCATTTGATTGCCGTTCGAGATAAGAACTTCTTGAATCAAATCTTGTGTTCGGTCTTGATATACCCAGGAAGCAAAGAGAAAGGCCACAGTCAGACTTAACATTACGATCGAGACGAATATGAGCACAACGCGAGTATATAGCGACTTAATCTTAGTACACCTCCAACCGATACCCCAAACCACGAATGGTGACAATCCGAAACTCAGATTCAAATTCGGCAAATCGTTCCCTTAACCGTTTGATATGAACATCCACCGTTCGCTCGTCACCTTCATAATCGATCCCCCAGATCTGTTCAATGAGAGTATCCCGTGTAAACAACTGACTCGCGTAGCTCCCCAGTTTGTACAGCAGCTCAAATTCCTTCATGGGAATCGTTATAGCCTTACCATCTGTATATTCCACCTGATAACTCTCACGATTTAGCAACAAGCTTCCGAGTTTTATTTTATTAGAAATAGAAATACGATATCTTCTTAACAGGGCTTTCACGCGGAGAACAAGCTCTACCGGATCAAATGGCTTTACTAAATAATCATCTGTCCCAAGCTTAAACCCATGAATTCGATCCTGTGCTTCTCCTTTTGCAGTGGTCATCAAAATAGGCATATCCCCAAACTCTCGAAGTTTTGTACATAAAACCCAACCATCCATTTGCGGCATCATAATGTCCAAAATCACCAAATCAATGGAATTATTTTCCGCATAGTCCAATGCCTCTACCCCGTTTGATTTTTCAACAATATCAAACCCCTCATCTTTTAAGTACAATGAAACCAACTCACGAATGTGAGGTTCGTCATCCACGACTAATATCCTTACCAAATGTAATCCTCTCCTTTTATCTCTACCATAAAAAAGAACAATAGCATTTAATTTCAAGAAATCCCTTATAAAATCCTGTAGGAAAGCTGAAAGAACAGACCTGCATGTGAAAAATGTCAGTCTGTTCTTTCCTTTAGTCTCGTCAAAACATGTCACCTATTGAACAATCTTCCAATCCGGCACCTCTAGGGATACTCTAAACCAGGTTCATGAACTGAATTATAGAAAAATTTAGAAGTTAACTTCCATATCTTCGTACACTCCAGCGGTGCATTTCCTGTCTCAAATTGTTCAGTCACCATGCGTATGGGAAAGTTATGCATCTTTTTAAAGACAAGGCTCTGTTAAAGAATATTGTTGATATTTGATGACTTACCGAAATCTTGGTATAATAATTATGAGAACAAGTATTCGGTGGAGGGTGTCAAAGTGAGCAAAGCGTTCAGTAACTTTTTAAAGTATATCGACAAATTACCACATACCCAAAAAGAGCAGGTATATCAATGGGTAAAACGTTATGTTGACCCTGCATCCTCCGTTGGTGGTCGGTTAATTAATGAAATGCGAGAAACCCGTTTTAAAGATGGTTTTGAATGTCCTCATTGTGCTTCTGAACACGTTGTCCGATTCGGCAAAGTCAAAGGTCGTCAACGCTACCGTTGCAAATTTTACCGATACCACTAATACAGTTCTCTATCGCACCAGAAAAGGTGACGAATGGATTACATTTGTGGACTGTATGTTCAAAGGCTATTCCCTGCGAAAATCGGCTGAAATCGTAGGGGTTACTTGGGTTACGCTTTTTTTACTGGAGACATAAATTGTTATCCGCCTTAAAACAAATGGATTTTGACCATTTTGAAGGTATCGTTAAAGTTGACGAGACCTATTTCTTATACTCTCAAAAGGGGCAACGTGGCATTACAGAACGGAAGCCTCGAAAGCGTGGAGGAAAATCCAAACACAGAGGAATCAGCCACGAACAAGTATGTGTCCTTGTTGCCAGAGACCGTACAAAAGCAACTGTGTCCAAAGTTTCTTGTATGGGGCGTATTGTGAAACCCAAAGTTGAAAAAATCATTGGCTCTAAACTTTCCTCCAACAATGTGCTTGTAACTGATGCTTGGAGAGCCTACAAAACCTATGCGAAAGAAAAAGGATTAGAGCATTACCGAATCAAGTCAGATGATGGAAAGCACGTTATTAAAGGCTTATATCACATTCAAAATGTCAATAGCTTTCATTCTCGGCTGAAGAAATGGATTGACCGTTTTAAAGGTGTCGCTACAAAATATCTCGACAATTACCTTGCTTGGTTCTTGTTTATTGATAGTCGCAGTAACGAAAGCACTAAGCAACATATTAAAGAGCTTTTACTAACATCATTTTTATTTGAAATGACAGATACTTATGATAGTTTAAGGTTGTCAAAGTTCAGTGCTTAAAAATAGTGAGGTGAAATAATGTTTAACCCAATTACCGATTATGATTTCAGGATTATTTCAAATGATAAATCCTCTCACATAACCTTTACTCTTGTTGAATATATGCATCAGCGATTACCAAGTTTGTCTTGTACAATTGAGGTCTTAGATAATAAATTTACAGGTTGGAATACAGATGTATGGTTCTCTCTTTCTGATTTACATTCATTTATTGATGCTTTAGAACAGTTAGAAAAAACGAGACAGGGTAAGGCTTGTTTAAGTGCAATGACTTATGAAGATTTCAATATTACTTTTGAAAGTTACAATAAAAAAGGGGATATTGTTTCCTTATATTCCCTATCAAACTCTAAATTTAATAGTGAAATATCCATAATGAACACCTTAAATGGTGGCTTTCAAATTGACTCAGAATATTTTTCAAAATTGTTGAGTGATTTCAAGAAATTCACCTCAGTTTCCGAACTAAAGTCTGATATTGATTTCTATTAAGATTTACTTTTTAAGGATAAGGAAAGCCTTTATTGAAGGCTTTCCATTATTATATCTAAAAATCAACATTTACCTTTAACAGAGCCAAAAACAAAAAGAGCCGCAGTATTAGCGACTCTTCACAAAAAATAATCATTAATTAAGATCAAACCGGACATCAGAAACTTTCCACGTGTTTTTATCTTTCGTTAAGGTTATATAACTAGTCGTCATAACACTCTCATTAGCATAGTACGGGAAATGTTGAGTGATATAAATATTTTTCTTATCTTTGGAATAAGATATTTTAGCTTTTTTATCATTTGCCCAGTGAGCAACGTAATAGAAGTCAGCACCAGCTTCGTACATATCAAGAATATCTTGTATAGCTTCTGATGTATAATACGGAGCCATTATTTTCTTAAAAGAGGTCGGATTGGAAGGATCAGCTTTATCTTGCGCCTTCTCGATCTTTTTTAAATAGTCAATGACTTGCTTCGATGTCATTGTAGTGTCTTTCTTTTGTGTAGTTGATTTAGCTTCTACAG includes the following:
- a CDS encoding class I SAM-dependent methyltransferase, translated to MALFDHSAETYDEWCATPLGSFVDAIEKQMIMEVSEPKSGEKVLDIGCGTGIYSLLLASKGVNVTGIDISTAMLKKAKEKAEKSRQAISFLEGDIHHLPFADHTFDLVISNLVLEFVDSPEDVLAEAMRVVKPGGRLTVGMIGKQSEWASLYEKQGKDKKKSVFSGAHFFTVQEIKELYTKEPSIIQFGLYTAPDEFVTKEQAYALERQRSRHGQEEGAGFIVANWIKKA
- a CDS encoding sensor histidine kinase, encoding MIQEVLISNGNQMIKTYQSTPSADVIPFMQNLSGLSLTLIQLYNKEGKSLLNEKEWTFQIQPHDIERVIARDKATVINQADGSDSSPHAYSVPLPVIGIPFQANGQPYVLGVTVKQNSAGDETMNSIHLMYVIILFFGSFLILIAARYIVNPILRLTEATRNMAKGQFDIELPTKRKDEIGVLSASFNQMAKELGKLDRMRRDFVANVSHEIGSPLTSISGFTKALKHKQISEESRIHYLTIIEEESERLSRLSQNLLQLSHLQQDSQPLNINTYRLDEQLRKVVIALEPQWSEKEIEMDLQLESLLVQADEDKLSQVWVNLLSNSIKFTPVHGKILIKTMMKNNQNTVSITDNGIGIPEEEQEDIFKPFHKVDKARNSSVKGNGLGLSIVKQIVDMHQGDIQVSGKLGMGTTFEVKLPQ
- a CDS encoding DJ-1/PfpI family protein: MKKVLLRLAVYIVSFVVFVGGVGFFQLSRSQNDFYGSVRHESVPSLQGVKVPPYNPNKPTVAVVLGGAGIVTEDFDFLIPYALFSMTGAYNVYAVAPDKNVKSLSGGLDVVPHYSYKELDTLVGKSPDIIVVPFMPIVDEKEYQPTRAWIQQHSSSKTTFLSICGGSGNLADAGLLKGKSATTHWQAMGPLSRKFTDTRWKEDVRYVHDGNIVTSAGQSAGIDAVLHVISQKVGEPIAAKIAKEMNYPSYHFVKNPKVDPFRMDLKFATYILNGAFHWNKKQMGVLLYNGMDEIALSSIFDSYADTGTTQVLTVSSSDAPITTKHNLTIVARHQISNALELDKMIIPGGNAKSLAAADIKRWSQEGNAKETLFIHSDSPNRYAFEAPLEDLAKQEDLLTAKHAVKRFEYRSSNIHLEGKPLPLGTYGNMLLTSLLAFIVAFYIDRRFIIKETLKK
- a CDS encoding WapI family immunity protein, whose product is MFNPITDYDFRIISNDKSSHITFTLVEYMHQRLPSLSCTIEVLDNKFTGWNTDVWFSLSDLHSFIDALEQLEKTRQGKACLSAMTYEDFNITFESYNKKGDIVSLYSLSNSKFNSEISIMNTLNGGFQIDSEYFSKLLSDFKKFTSVSELKSDIDFY
- a CDS encoding response regulator transcription factor; translated protein: MVRILVVDDEPHIRELVSLYLKDEGFDIVEKSNGVEALDYAENNSIDLVILDIMMPQMDGWVLCTKLREFGDMPILMTTAKGEAQDRIHGFKLGTDDYLVKPFDPVELVLRVKALLRRYRISISNKIKLGSLLLNRESYQVEYTDGKAITIPMKEFELLYKLGSYASQLFTRDTLIEQIWGIDYEGDERTVDVHIKRLRERFAEFESEFRIVTIRGLGYRLEVY